A part of Fusarium graminearum PH-1 chromosome 3, whole genome shotgun sequence genomic DNA contains:
- a CDS encoding ubiquitin-conjugating enzyme E2 2 → MTWNAVIIGPADTPFEDGTFRLVMQFEEQYPNKPPQVKFISEMFHPNVYATGELCLDILQNRWSPTYDVAAVLTSIQSLLNDPNTGSPANVEASNLYKDNRKEYTKRVRETVEKSWED, encoded by the exons ATGACCTG GAACGCAGTGATTATCGGCCCCGCGGATACCCCATTCGAAGACGGCACCTTTCGACTGGTGATGCAGTTTGAGGAACAGTACCCTAATAAGCCtcctcaagtcaagttcaTCAGCGAAATGTTCCACCCCAACGTTTATGCCACCGGCGAGCTTTGCCTGGACATTCTTCAGAACCGATGGAGCCCTACTTATGACGTCGCTGCAGTCTTGACCAGCATCCAAAG TTTACTCAACGACCCTAACACCGGCTCACCCGCGAATGTCGAAGCCTCCAACTTGTACAAAGACAACAGGAAGGAATACACTAAGCGCGTTAGAGAGACAGTGGAGAAGAGCTGGGAGGACTGA